In Xiphias gladius isolate SHS-SW01 ecotype Sanya breed wild chromosome 5, ASM1685928v1, whole genome shotgun sequence, the following are encoded in one genomic region:
- the tfr1b gene encoding transferrin receptor 1b, protein MTTTATMDRVRSAFNNVIKSERYSRFTLQPMDDGESHVEVKLSDDATDDAVEVEGQAGGSPSYRPALLHQNWRNICYLALGILMIFVTGYLVGYISHRKPRVEPGNAEPGNAEPVTPPADFAPAPEFHLDWKDITELLTQKLTSQAFDKTLRDFDLPRRSAGSAEDMNLANRIFDEFKRLEMDPWTDRHYVQLQMPDSNRPNRVLFGSNVFEPVGYLAYSAPGKVQGKLVYGNYGRQEDLDVLQKKNVELKDSVLLLRSGKISFAEQVDNAATKGASAVLIYPDSQDYKYQADTALYGHVHLGSGDPYTPGFPSFNHTQFPPTQSSGLPKIPAQTITANMASTLLQKIYGPESDASSGFKGGFRSVSYRLGGIENITVEVNNVLVNREIHNVFGVIKGFSDPDRYVVLGAQRDAWGKGYARATVGSSILLELAKAVHEMVENDGFRPRRSLVFASWTAGEYGNVGATEWLEGYMSSIDKSVFTYISLDGAVMGRGSFMASASPLLFSLIERTMKEVKSPLGSGTVYDMVGRKNWEANTLKPMSIDDPAYPFLAFSGIPSISFHFMSPDTESYTYYGTSLDNMDHLDYQTNHCTSEMTAVAAQFAGQMAVRLVHDHLLSLDVSRYSSILTTAVAQIYKRINQLLRSGQLKDVSPSWLNRARGSFYRAADSINRAVVNTDLNDKEACRIINDRIMRVEHTLLSPYVSPIETPFRHLVLGRGSHTLASIAEATDMERLRTQLALATWNLQGCANAMVGNIWDIDNEI, encoded by the exons ATGACAACTACAGCAACAATGGATCGAGTGAGGTCCGCGTTTAACAACGTG ATTAAAAGCGAGCGGTACAGCAGGTTCACCCTGCAGCCGATGGATGACGGCGAGAGCCACGTTGAGGTCAAACTTTCCGACGATGCCACAGATGATGCCGTGGAGGTCGAGGGGCAGGCGGGGGGCTCTCCGAGCTACAGGCCAGCACTTCTGCATCAGAACTGGCGTAATATTTGCTACCTGGCCCTGGGAATCCTGATGATATTTGTTACTG GCTACCTGGTTGGTTACATCAGCCACCGTAAACCTCGAGTGGAGCCGGGGAACGCGGAGCCGGGGAACGCGGAGCCGGTGACGCCGCCTGCGGATTTTGCACCAGCTCCAGAATTTCACTTGGACTGGAAGGACATCACCGAACTCCTCACGCAGAAACTCACCAGCCAGGCCTTTGACAAGACACTGAG GGATTTCGATCTGCCCAGGCGCTCGGCAGGAAGTGCAGAAGATATGAATCTGGCAAACCGCATCTTTGATGAATTCAAGAGGCTGGAGATGGATCCCTGGACCGACAGACACTATGTTCAGCTGCAGATGCCCGACAG CAATCGCCCAAACCGTGTCCTTTTTGGGTCAAATGTCTTCGAGCCTGTGGGGTACCTGGCCTACAGTGCTCCTGGGAAAGTGCAG GGCAAGCTGGTGTATGGCAACTACGGTCGTCAGGAGGATCTGGATGTTCTGCAGAAGAAGAACGTCGAGCTGAAAGACAGTGTACTGCTGCTCCGGAGCGGAAAGATCAGTTTTGCAGAGCAG GTGGATAATGCTGCAACAAAGGGGGCCTCTGCCGTTCTAATCTACCCTGACAGTCAAGATTACAAGTATCAAGCGGACACAGCGCTGTACGGACAT GTCCATCTGGGTTCAGGCGACCCTTACACGCCTGGATTCCCCTCCTTCAACCACACCCAGTTCCCCCCAACCCAGTCGTCTGGCCTCCCCAAAATCCCAGCCCAGACTATCACCGCCAACATGGCATCTACTCTTCTACA GAAAATCTACGGCCCTGAATCAGATGCGAGCAGCGGTTTTAAGGGCGGCTTCAGGTCAGTGTCTTACAGACTTGGAGGCATCGAGAACATCACTGTTGAGGTGAACAACGTGCTGGTGAACAGGGAGATCCACAATGTGTTTGGGGTCATCAAAGGATTCTCTGATCCTG aTCGCTACGTTGTACTGGGAGCTCAGAGAGACGCCTGGGGTAAAGGCTATGCCCGGGCCACTGTTGGCAGCTCCATACTGTTGGAGCTGGCCAAGGCTGTTCACGAGATGGTGGAGAACG ATGGATTCAGGCCGAGGAGAAGCCTTGTGTTTGCAAGCTGGACTGCTGGAGAGTATGGAAATGTTGGCGCCACTGAGTGGTTGGAG GGTTATATGTCCTCTATTGACAAAAGCGTTTTCACCTACATAAGCCTGGATGGAGCAGTTATgg gtCGGGGTAGCTTTATGGCCTCAGCTAGTCCGCTGCTCTTCAGCCTCATTGAGCGCACAATGAAAGAG GTGAAGAGTCCTCTTGGTTCTGGCACTGTGTACGACATGGTGGGGAGGAAAAACTGGGAGGCCAATAC ACTGAAGCCAATGTCGATAGACGACCCTGCCTATCCCTTCCTGGCCTTCTCTGGAATTCCCTCCATCTCGTTCCACTTCATGTCCCCCGAT ACTGAGTCCTACACTTACTATGGCACCAGCCTGGACAACATGGATCACCTGGATTACCAAACCAACCACTGCACCAGCGAAATGACGGCGGTGGCGGCGCAGTTTGCCGGCCAGATGGCCGTGCGACTGGTCCACGACCACCTGCTCAGTCTGGACGTGAGCCGCTACAGCAGCATCCTCACCACGGCTGTGGCCCAGATCTACAAACGCATCAACCAGCTCTTACGG tcTGGTCAGCTGAAGGACGTGAGTCCCAGCTGGCTGAACCGTGCACGAGGCTCCTTCTACCGAGCTGCTGACAGCATCAACAGAGCCGTCGTCAACACTGACTTAAATGACAAGGAGGCCTGCCGGATCATCAATGACAGGATCATGAGG GTTGAGCacaccctcctctctccataTGTGTCCCCCATTGAGACTCCCTTCCGTCACCTCGTGCTGGGCCGGGGCTCCCACACTTTGGCATCCATCGCTGAGGCCACCGACATGGAGCGGCTCCGCACCCAGCTGGCCCTGGCCACCTGGAACCTGCAGGGGTGTGCCAACGCCATGGTGGGAAACATCTGGGACATCGACAACGAAATCTAA